TCGTTGATGAACTCGAGGTACGTGTAAGGCACCATCACCTGCAACAAATCAGCACCTAACATGAAATCTTGGCTCACAAGATTAGATTTTTACATTCACCAACCATGTCTATTCCTGCATTGATAGCAGCTTCGACCGAGTAAGTGTAGTTGGCACGAGGAGGGGTTGTGATACGATCAAGCCCCTCCGAATCTGAGATCACAAATCCCTATTGCAAGAGGAAACAAGAAAAGGGTTCACTTAAAAAGCAATAAAGATCAAATCTTGGTTATAAAAGAGCTACCTTGAACTTCAACTCATTCTTGAGGTATCCAGTGATGAGATCATAGTTAGTATGCATCTTCTTCCCGTTCCAGCTAGAATACGAGATCATGATCGTGGCAACGCCCTTTCTGATTGAGTCGACATACGCAGGCATGTGGATGCTCTTTAGGCCATCCCAGTCTATAACCGTGTTGTACTCATCGATCCCATCAATCGTCCCTCCATCTCCCACAAAGTGCTTAGCGCAAGACGCGATTTTTTCACTGTTTTTGCACGAATCGCCttaaaaaatcttgaaatgtAGCCTTaaatttcacacacaacacacacacaccttCCATTCACATATGGGAAGTTTCTCTGGTACTCAGCTGGCAAGTAGCCTTGCAAGCCAGGTACAATCTCTGTCATTTCCCGCACGATTTTAGGATCTTCGCTGTAGCTCTCGTAGCAACGGCCCCATCTCGGGTCACGACAAACCTACAAAACAATCAACCATGTTATATGCTAAAAAAGGGActaattcttgatttttgcTTTTATGTACCGCGATGCAAGGGGCGAAAGTGTATTGTATCCCGGTAGCCCTGACTTCAAGGGCAGTTGCAGCTCCGATCCTCTGCACGAGCTGCGGATCTCTGGCAACAACCAACACAATGCAAGGTTCATTCTTGaacaataaaacaacaaaaaagttGTCATAACTAATACTACCTAGTAGCTCCAAGGCCAACATTGTGAGGGAAAATGGTGGCGTTGTACGCGTTGTTGTGGCCATGAAGCGCGTCCACGCCTATGATAAGAGGGATCCCGAGGCGAGTAGAGAGAGCGCCTTCTTGAAAACTGTCAGCCATGTCCATCCATGCCTCAGCAGAGGCATGGACGGCCGGCTCACCTCCCGGGCTGATCAAAATGCTGCCTAAACACGCGATTATCATCAAAATGTAAAAACGCGAACAAGAAATCTGATGGGATTCTAATTTCTACCAATGTGGTGCTTCTTGATGATCTGAGGTGATGCTACTTCTTTTGCAATCTGTGTCATCTGGCCTATCTTCTCCTCGAGTGTCATTCGACTCATCAAATCTCTGAGCCTCGCGTCTAGAGGCTGCCGGGGGTGCCTGTACCCTGCATCACCAGTGGCAACAAGCAAGAAGCAGAACAGCAGGAAAAGCAGGTGAAATGCTGATGAATCAGCCATTTTTGAGATTGATATGAAATCTTGATTTGTTGCATTTGATCTGAAAaggtcatatatatattggatGCAGAGATTGgaatctcaattctcaacgACTTTGCTTATTTTATTGGACTTGAGAGTTCAGTTTTAGGTGAGAAAACTACCAAAAGCCTTTTGATTTTGCAAATTCTTGCTTCTGAAATGTGacattacattttatttttggtctTTGCAATACTCACTAGTAAATTCATCactttgaaataaatatatgttgcaagat
The nucleotide sequence above comes from Salvia hispanica cultivar TCC Black 2014 chromosome 5, UniMelb_Shisp_WGS_1.0, whole genome shotgun sequence. Encoded proteins:
- the LOC125186084 gene encoding beta-glucosidase BoGH3B-like isoform X1, with protein sequence MADSSAFHLLFLLFCFLLVATGDAGYRHPRQPLDARLRDLMSRMTLEEKIGQMTQIAKEVASPQIIKKHHIGSILISPGGEPAVHASAEAWMDMADSFQEGALSTRLGIPLIIGVDALHGHNNAYNATIFPHNVGLGATRDPQLVQRIGAATALEVRATGIQYTFAPCIAVCRDPRWGRCYESYSEDPKIVREMTEIVPGLQGYLPAEYQRNFPYVNGSEKIASCAKHFVGDGGTIDGIDEYNTVIDWDGLKSIHMPAYVDSIRKGVATIMISYSSWNGKKMHTNYDLITGYLKNELKFKGFVISDSEGLDRITTPPRANYTYSVEAAINAGIDMVMVPYTYLEFINELTSLVSKGVVSMSRIDDAVERILRVKFIMGLFEQPLSDRTMVKHLGSQEHRRIAREAVRKSLVLLKNGKDVSKPLLPLPKNARRLLVAGSHADDIGRQCGGWTMDWQGQSGNITKGTSILSGVRDAVDQETEVVYIENPEKAVVASSNFSFAVVVVGEEPYSEYEGDSKDLRLSEVCYSTISNVCGVVECVVVVVSGRPVVMEPFVDEMDALVAAWLPGSEGGGVADVLFGDYGLSGKLPRTWFRRVEQLPMNKGDAHYDPLFGFGFGLTTMASDGVGVAAE